Genomic DNA from Bemisia tabaci chromosome 2, PGI_BMITA_v3:
TTGCCTCTCTCACCGCCTTTCCTCCTTCATCTCCTTCCCTTGAATGCCAAATCTCATGTTAATTAAATACCTAAATTGgatcaaattttttcatcagCTGTGAAAGTTTGTctatacagaaaattttaccaaaaaaaaaaaaaaatccaccagCAAAGTACCAGAGCTTGATTTTCGTGCCTTCACTCACAACAGGACAGAGTTCTATATACATgggatcaatttttttaaaaaaaatgtaagcatGCATAACtgggaaattttattcaaattataGTAAAAAGGATATTTTCACGATGATTCATCCACTGAAAGTCGAACAAATTATTTCTGGAGGAATAAATTGTTCAGAAAACAATGTTGAATGGGTCAAATCAACCAATTGTTGAACACTCTGAGAGTTACTAAAACTTTAActgtaaatttgttttaaatgagaGGACATCGTGACACTTATAAAAGTGTGAGTCAGTTTTCCACAATGCTTTTAGTTCAACAAGGATTATTACTAACAAATTTTGGCAATGAACAActgtgtaaaaaaatagaactttgataaaatacatcTAAAAGTAAGTAGGTATacaacaatttttctttaaaataattttttaagaaaaataagggtaaaattctaatttaaaatgcgacacagaaattttttgaaaatacagtcttactctattttttgtttcaaattaatTACAAATACAGCCATCTCTCGATTATTCGAAAATCTCCTAGGCACAAATGAAAATTCTGATCCCTTCAAAAAACCtccctactttaaaaaaatcaatgtacGTAATTTAGTCCCCCgagtaattcaaattttctttgaggtGCTTTCATAGATTCAAAAATCATTGTGAACGTTGCTGAATTGccagagaaaaataatgatgatcAGACGATGAAGAAGCCAAAGAAACACTCTACAAAATTCGTAGTCAGTTCCAAACATGCTGAATTGTCTATGTCTGTAAAAATAACAATGTATTTTCAGCTTTGTTCACAATTGCAGAAAAAGTTTATTCAGCTCATTAGAACTTCCTCACTCAAACCAGAATCactaactttcaaaaattactaaacacTGAGGTATGCACAAATTCCCTAAATATCCTCGTGTTTTTTAACCCGCTTTTGCTCCCTTTGTAAAAGCTGTTTCTTTAAATTGTCTGCATACTGAAAAAGGTTTATTTCACCTTTCCTTACTAATTAGAAAACTTGAATACTTCAAAAAttgctttaatttaaattttcccttAGACTTTGAATAATTGAGAGGTAACTGTATCGAAAtgattcaaaataataaaaattttttattcaatatcgACGAAAGCTTGCCAAGTGTTCAAGTCTTCATTTCTCCTCAATATAGAAGAGATCAATTATAATCTTCCTGGATAAGGGAAATATCATGGAGATTAGGTTAGTACGTTAGGTTAGAGGCGTCAACTTTAAAGAGGAATATGATAGATGACCTACGTTTCATTCATTACCTGGTGAAATCAAGACATTCCACAGTCTAATTTCGAAACAGATTGAGCTTAAGTTGAGACTACAAATTCTTTCTGTTTTGGAAAGTGTCAAAAATGATTGGCAGGagcactacaacagttttggTTGCTGTTTCAATGCGGTGATGTCTAAAACTTTATTTGTCAAATGCTGCGGAACTTGATGCAGGAGGTGGTTTTCAAAACGGGGCTGAGGATGGTTGAAATTTTCCTGAGGACAGCATTCCATCGTCGgaggaaagtctggaaataaaTAGTGATGCAAATAATTATTACAGGACTAGCAAAATGCCCGCGACACAAGTCAAGGGTCTAGATACTTTCCAATAGAATGTAATTTTAATGATTGATCATTTGATTGATTGAGAAATTTACCACGGCAATAGACTGGGATCTTTactgtttttattatttgtctGTCGAATCCATGTCAATTGGTTAACATTTTTCTGTTCCTCTGATCAGTTCATGTCAATCTCTCATTCCTAttcttcctcttttcattttttcctcctctccttatcattttctttttcttcctcttttagcttcttctccttttttcataGATTGCCatgttgattttgaattttttttgttagaGGTTAATGCATTGGCAAGAATGTCAGATGTTGGTGCACAACAGCATTATTATTTCAGGACGAAGTCAGGTCACAGTGCTTGacaggtgaatatttaaaaaaatagacaaGTAAAGGTCCATGCACAGAATACTATGATATTTGGCACCGGTTAATGGACTACGCAgggaatataaaaaaattggcactggctaaatttcgatattttttttatggtaTTCCTTATTATCTTCTGAGAAAAATGAGCTTTGAAAAACTAACTTTCTCTGAGTCAATCTTGAGAAAATTGATTGtgaaaagtgcattttttggaaatttagtCATGCTGAGAAGTGATACTTTTGCTGAGTTGAAGATGCTGAGCCTTCGGTTTTGAACTGAGTCGATGCAACGTCGTcgatttacttaaaaaaacgGATAAGAGAATGAAACACATACCTTGTTTCAATTCAGCTGGCATTAGGTGATACCGTTCCAGGTACCTGAGTGTGGTGAAAGACAAATTGGTTCCTCCATTCATATTGCAAACGGCAATATCTTGTTGAATACCAACAGCTGAAAGAGGTAAATTTCACCGGCCTTAGTAATttattcagatatttttgttgaatttttcacattGGATCACTTCAATCATAGAACACTCATGTTACACGCAAGCTATATGCTATGTAGTATGATTATACTACATAGTATCATCAAATTAGCAAAAACTTATTGAAAATTTAtataaaaattaggaaaacaaaAGATGGTCATTGAAATAATAGGTAAGGAAGAGAGTGAGAGAGAAAGAGCATTATGATGTCTCTCCCTTGCACATTAAGTTAATGAGTAGCGTCCAGTTCCCTGATTAATAATTCAAGGTGTAGCATAAACCCAATGGCTGGAACAACAGAATTCTCTCTCATTTGTAAAAGTCACTGTCTTTTtccacagaaaagaaaaaactaaaactgaaaataaaccACCCTACCATTCGTAAACTGGTCCTTATTCAGATACTTCATTGCAAGCTGGTTCATGTGTAGACTTAGATCTGATTCTCCTAAGTTGTGCTGATTTGGAATTTGATTAAAGTGAGCTGGAAAAAGCTCCTGTCCCATTCTGCAAAATGAAAGGAAACACTTGATATCTTCCACGTAAATAGTAGTTTGTTAGAAACACTggcgtgctaagtaagaacaccgcatgaacatttgagagttgccaaatttccctcgataaattgTTCATCttttacgaaagttatgaatatttcaccttgaaatttacaggacttttcggtggaattgtgAGCAAAATTAACTGATTaacttgaagaaaaatattaatgagtctaccaggaaattcgagttttatcgaaagaaagttggcaacgcctgaaggttcatacggcgttctgccttagcacggGGGAACAGGGTTGGGGTCCTCTAACCAACAGCGAAGATCTGTTCTTGAGTTGGACGTGAGCAAAGTTGTTGCTTCTCTGAATGATATTGTTCGATTATAGTTTAAAATCAATAAGAAATggctaaatattttttaagcTGCCAATATTTTGGCCTCTTGAATCGCCTTTGTTTTCTACAATAACACACTACACTCTCTTACTGGGCCTTTTTTCTTACAGTTCCATTGATATTAAGATCAAATAAAGCTCATAAGATATTGAGATTGATTTCATGCAACTAGATTTGAAAGGCTTGAGAAAGAGCCAAATGGATTTTCTGATGAGTGAGAGGTTTAATTATCAAAAGAGAGTATTACTAAAAATTGATGAAGGAATGAACTGTTGGACTTAGTATGAACTAAAACTTTCAATTCTTGTTTTCTCATCCAAATTTGATGCTAAGAATGTATGAAATTAACTCATGAGCAGGAAATTAGAGTTTTTAGTGTACCATAGGATTAGTCTAAATTAGTTTTCTCCTCACTGAAAAACCCTAAAATCACCATCAAAAACATAAGtataaatagagaatttgcaggtgtctgaaaggtgaatttcctgtttaagtggaaactactgagtgaactgaacactcggatacccttggtttatgaAGCGaccaattattggagaagatatgacaaaatgatccaatttgctaaaatatgtatgtttaagtgggaaatgctgccagatgacgtcactaggcggtgcattttctcacttttaaatctatttctatactatttcccgtatccgaaaaaaactataaaaaatactgtgaaatcagctctttaagcactttctcctttctttctctcAGTCTTTGGAAATAATGTGATAAAATTAAAGTCTCACCTTTTTTCACAAGTATTCTTTTCATCCACACCGCCAATACCCATTTTATGAAGCTGCTCAAGGGTTGCTTGTCGGATGGAGTTAATGGGGTTCTTGGGGACAGGTTGAGACTGTAACGCTGCCTCTTGAGAATTCTGTAGAATATTGTTTACCTGCCCCTGTAAGATCGTTTtggaattaattaattttgtttgcaCATCACatgttcaattttaaatctttttttaaaaatttttccatAAGACTTTCCCGATACGGAGTAAAATGTAtcatacaaaaataatgaatatattGGGCTAGACTTGATCAAGCACTCAGCatggcattaaaaaaaaaatttttagtgGGAGACTTCTCCTGGATAATTTCATCAGAGTAGCTAGTTAAAAAAGAAGATTCTTATAAACCTTGTGATGCAAATTTGTCGGTGCACAGAATGAGAGAGCACAGGATGTTTCCTCAAAATACGCTTCACATTTCTTGCAGAAAATGAGCGCAGTATTTTCTGCCTTGATCTACTTTTCATTTTGTCAATTGGTAGAAATCAAACAGATATTTGTAAGGTATCAAAATTGGAGGAGTTGTGTGATATTTTTGCGATTTCTAGAAAATGCTCATTcagttaaaaaattcatgaaagttAAAACATAAAAGAACAATGAACTAGGTAAACTGAAATACTGAGTCGGAAAAATGAACAACCTTGGTTCACTTCTTTTGAAAACGATTCCTTTCATGTGTCATACCCTTCATTCATGATCAAGCatgagtaaaattatttttcaaatagttATTCCAATTTTAACAAGTACATTACTCGTGCATTTTAGGAAGTGCATTGAATAAAATTACAACAGTTGCCTGTTGGTTGACCCAAAATGTTATGATGGATTAACaatgattattttcttttctttaagagAAATAAAGATTAACTTACGATGACATTGTCGTAGAATGTCCAGCCATTTTGTTTTCCATTGTGATTTAAATTATCTGGGTTTTGTTTCACAGACTCTACACTGTAACACAAAAGAACATTATTGAGGCTCAAGACATGAAAAATTCCTCACAAAGAGAGTAACAAACATCTGGGGGGAGACAGAATATTATGCGAACATGGGCGATTTGTTCTATTGCATGTACAGATgtatcaaaaaacaaaacaatacaGAAAAGAGGAGAACATAACACAAGGATAAGTGGGAAAATATTCTGCTCATGGCAATGGAAGCTCTTCTATCACGAGACGTGTCgggcattttttcttatttcttacAGTTAGTGACGCCCAAAAAACTGGTAGCCTTATCCCTGCAtcatttccttttcttttctgtaTTTTCTTGGTATGTTGTAGGACTGCTACAATGTATTTTCGTCTGGATGTGTAAATATTGTGTACCAATTGTGTTGATAATCTGTTAATGGCTCTCCGCTGTTCCCAATCcatttctaaatgaaatttctCACGGAACCCTAATCCTTCAAAACTTGAATAAGCGTCCTAAACAATTATCAATGTCTTCCCAAAATTCAATATCCTACAGGTATTGGCTCAAAAGTCCATAAATGTaaagagaattttaaaagcaCTGAATGTGATTACATACCTTTCATCATCCGAGGAAGAATGGTAATCTTGCATTTCTACATGAACCGATGGCTCAGGAGATGGAATCTGTTCTAGAACAGGTGGTAAATTGGCAGCATTTAATGTTAATGAAACATCGTTTTTGTCTTGACTGAACGGTGACGAGTTAGGTGTGCTTTTTTTGCTCCGATTACTACCTATATCATCTTCATCACTTACTCTATCCTTTGGTGAGGGCCTGGGGGATGACTTATGATTACAGCTACAACAACAATCCTTCTCtgcatctttaatttttggtgGTGTTTTTCTTGGCTGAGGACTCGGCGAGTTTCTTTCACAGAAACTTGTCATTACCCCGACAGACCTATGCCGTAGATCGTCATCAGCATTTACTTGGATTGCTACTGTCCGTTTTTGAGGGCTCTGCTGAATACTTAACGCACGTGCCTTTGAGGGTGTCTTCTCCTTCAAAAGCTCATCAACTTTTTCCCGAAGTAACATCAGCTGTTCCGTCTGATTTAAAACTATCTGATACAAATCTGATGTAGAAATTCTTTTTGTCTTCGGTTGTTCGCATGATTCGGCGGGTGAGACAGGAGGAGGATTAAACTGTCGCATTTGTTGAGGTAAGCGACACATTTTGGTATGCATTTTCTGAACGCAAGTATTGCATTTGCAAGGTGATACCGAGTGGAATGTATCTTTTGGGGGATCTTCGAAAGATACTTTACGGTCCGAGTTTCTAACAACAAGGTCCTTGGGTTCATAGGGGTTATAAACACCGTACTGATTTAGATTTTTATTGTTGTGAGGAGGCATAGAAGCATTCTGATGATTTCCAACACCGTTAGCCAAGGCAACTGCTGAGTTCTGGTTTGGCATTGGAGCAGAGACACTGGAAAATTGGACATAATTCATTTGATAGCCATTTTGAAGAGTGTTTGGATGGCTTGATGGACTTGCGGAAGAGCAAGAGTTGTGCTTGAGCCTATCAACTTGTGTCTCCATATGAGCCAAGTTCATTTGACAACCATTTGGAAGGCTGTTAGGAAGTCTTGATGAATTTTCAGAGGGAACGGATCCAAAAGCCAGTTTACTTTCTGGTATTCCATTCACACAATTGATTTGATAACCATTTTGGAGATTGCTCAGATTCCTTGATGGACTCACAGAGGGGCTGGAGCTATGTTTGAGCCTGTCAATTTGTGCCTCATTATGAGCATGGCTCATGTGATAGCCATTATGGAAGCCATTAGAATTTTCTGATGAATTTCCAGAGGAGCTGAATTTACATATGGGTCTATTCTCTGACGTTTCCTTAACATAATTCATTTGAGAATTGTACTGAAAGTTGTTCGGCAtatatggagaattttcagagGGGCTGGAGCTACGCACTGGTATTTTTTCTGATGTACTATTCCCATAGTTTATTTGATGACCACTCGAGAGACCAACGAAATTACCTGGTGGATTCACTGTAGAATTAGAGCTAAATGTAGGTCTTCCCTCTGATCTTCCGTCATAGAGTGGAGCAGGCTGGAAAGAATTTGGGCGACTGGATACATGGTTAAGGAGGTGAGCATTTTTGAAGCGCCAAACATTGTACGATTCAGAGACTGGTGCAAGGTCAGACGTCTTTTCTGTAGGTTGCTCTGTTGGTTTGATGGTATTGGGTACAGAATCCTTGTCAAAAGGTGATTTGGAATCGAAAATCAGCGAGATCTCAGGAACCTCAGGTTTGTTAGGAATCTcctggaaaaagaggaaaaaatgtcataattTAGAGGCAAgtaaagctcaaaaattgaagattgggccaaaaaaatgtttttggaacTTCTTATTGGCATTGATCCTAGCAGTAAACATTGTGATGAATTGGTGACCCACAGAAAAGGGAATTAACCACTTGAGGAGCATCAATGATTAAACTTGTCAACTATGCATCTCAAGTCACGACAATGCAGACTtcttgaagtattttttttttaatataaaaactAGTTGATATTTCTTgaacattttctcaatttatcTTTTCTGAGTACTTGACAATTATTCTACGATTTCAAACCGTAAAATTGGctagtaaaaatgaaataagagcaGCGAATTTAAAACGCTTTGAACAGGGTACATTCCTAGTGCCCCCAGATTTAAAAGTTTAACTTCATGCTACCTGCCTTAGGGGCTCCACATCAGCTGCCTGGCCTCAGATTATGACCGAGATCAAAAGCTAAGTAGCTTACTTGTAGAGGGTATGGATTTTTGGTTTATCATTGTAAGTATCCAGCACATCTTTTCATAAAGCATACACGCAAGCACACTAGCGCCAAAGAGGCAACCAGGAATACCGGTTGCAGAAAGTACTCGACCCTTCAGTTGCAGGCTGGTCAGCGCACAACTAATTAATTAACACTGTGCTACCTGATGGGTTGTATTTTGAACCATGATCAATGGAGAACTAAAAAGCCACAAAGTTGATACAGTATTGTACATTAAGTAATATATGACTGAGATGTGTCTCAACATagtatcgtcaccttccaggcaaagtatcacaagcgccatgcgacgtttaaaaatttccgccgccattttatttttttactgagaaattgttggttgaatctgttcaaaaatttcactaaattttatcggcagcacaaagaaaattcggtgtaattttcggacaggttcgttgaacaatttctctgtaaaaaaatataatggcggcggaaatttttaaacgtcgcatggcgcttgtgatactttgcctggaaggtgacagTATGTTGATAACTGTGCATGAAAACTTTGAACGGATAAAATTTACCGTAAATGATCTCGGCTTTGGAGCTCCTCTAGGAACTGAATCATCATCCAAATCCATGGTCGAGACAGAAGGAGTGTCTACAATTTGCAGCAGTTCTGTTGACGAGTGATAAACATCAAAGCTTTGATGACGAATGAGAGAATCTTTAATATTTGAAGTGAATTGATATTGTAGCgtttgaaaaattgttgagaCGAAATAAAATTAGTCACTCGCAAAAAAGATTACACTGACAGACTGACACTACATTTCCTTCAgagaaaagataaaaatgaaaacacgatAAGACTGGATAAAACGAAGGACAATAAAATAATGCATAACCTATAAAAACTTTgtaaacagaaaatttttccctCCATGTGTTTGCAGTAGGTACCAACGTATACCTAATGGTACTGAGAAACTAAAATATAGCCAACCTCTGGTTCAGGATGGCTAATACCGTTGGTAGTTCCTCACACGCGAAGCGCGTATTTCGAACGtttatttcaattgattttaatgaGCGACTTTCAGCGAACTGAATGAAATATGATCTAATTCTGTTGGTTTTAATacgataaaaatgaaatgtataTTAAAAATCCTTTAAAGTCAATTGTTCTCATGAACTATTTTTTTGATCCATGgacatgaattaatttttggtCCGAAAATTCTCGAAGAAACATTTATGTTACCTACCTACGCAGCatcttattttctctgaaaatgatCTTATTAACCAATCCTGGAATACGTTCATTATTTGTAAGTTCTTGTTCCTTGAAAAGCTTCACATTATAGAGAGAATCTGTACttatattaaaattttcttaggGTGGAGGGAGGTGCCGTACATATTcagaacatcaaaattttattaaGGCTATTAAAATAAGATAGTAAATATCTAAACTAAAGTGAACTAAAAATCAATTGCACCTTTGAGAACAAGAAAGCACAGTCGTCACCGACACGACTTGTGGGCTATATGAGATAAAGATTTAGGGAGTAGAGGATGACGTGATTTTAGGTTGATGGATTCTAATCTCTATGATGAAGCTGTGTTTAATAGGTGCTTGCAAGCATAATTCAAATAGGGGGAAATATTAAAGTCTGCTTTCCACGACTTTACAGCTTGATTCAAAGGTTAAAAAGATGCTCTACATGATGTGTCGAAAAGCAGAGCAACACCGATCTAATTGCACTCTGCCTGGTCTCATCAAACTGACATTCGACAGTGCTCTGAATGCAAAGCTGTCTATTGGAAACAAGGCTTACTGTTGACTAAACACCTCCCTCTCCCCCCCAAGTGacggaaattttaaatgacTTTCCTCCATCCTGTAGAATTAATTAAAGGTGAAATCAACTTTCCTTTGCACTTGAAAGAAAAGTATGATTCTAACTTCCCCTTTAGTGTTCAAAGCAAGAAGGGACCATATTGGTTTTGATCCTTTTAGTTCCAgaagtgaaaatttttatttcttcgacTGATCATAAGTCTGAGTTATCATTCTTCCATTCCTCAGATCAATGGTTGAAAAAACACTGCATTTCAATGGCTCAATTCGAGAAAAAGGACTTTTTGTACACATTGAAACTATTGAAAATTCAGGCTGCAGTCAATTTCTTGAAGAGAAACCAATAAGCAGCCTGTATAAGATAACTTTCAGATAGGGTATTCTTTTGGgttcatgaaaaattggtagGAATCACACATAGGAGGCAATTCCTGTTATTTCATTCCTCATTTAAATTAAATAGAGTCAAAAGTGTGAAAAACTGTGTGTAAATAATGCAATGATACATAAGTAATCATTTCTCTATTTTCTGACTCTACAAGAAGAGGGGAAAACATTGAGGAAGTCACCGCAATTTTTAATTAGTTCCTACAGGAAAATTTTAGGCAAAAAGCTAAcacaaatttaagaaaacaatttttgtgtttattttattaaaaatttttaggtcttaattacaaataaaaaagaggataaGCTTAAGCATCGATGGTTCCAGGAATGGCAACTTTGATGCCGGATGTCTTCTGCTGATGGAGGAACTTCTTCTTCTTAATCTCCGTTCGAACTTTCCCGGCAATCCTGTCAACATCCCTTTGGCCTGATGGAGTGATTCTTCGTCCCTTTTCGACTTTTTCGATCAATTTGCAATCTTCCAGGGACTGCAGGGCCTTACGAGCTACGCTGCCAGCGCTAGGGCAGAAGTGTGAAGGGCAGACACCATTACGTTTGCGTCCTGAAACAGATGGGCATTCAATTAAAGTTACTATGTGCACTATGATTCCAAGAGAGTTCGCctggaaaattttaatgttcCGCATTGGGAAGCAAAGCATGAAGCGAGGAAACTGCACATATAGTGttagaaattttaaggaaagctTCAACCTGATCTACctctttatttgtttttccaACTGAAGACAGAACTTCTTGAGAGTGATAAAAGAAACTACTAACTTAAAATGCCACAAAATTGAAACTGAGAGGGAGctaagtttggaaaaaaaacaactttgaaATCGTGAAACACAGTTGTAGAATTTCCGTAAtgcagggatgcagaaagttcttaaactTTACCAACTGGTCTTAATCTTGAAAAAACCCTTTTTCCCCATAGTTTTCAAAGCAATGACTTTTTTTTGGTCCTTTAGCCCTAATTACCGCAATTTCGAGAACTAATTGCGGTTCTAAGAAAAACACACTTTCACATCAATACACGGGATTTCGATCAAGCAAAACGAcgttgtaagtcggcaatcacataactcggtttgcgacgtcgcagactttctattatactttattttttaaactgaaaactactcaacggcaatgctttaaaactgccgtgatttttcttctctgtgcgaagaaaattctgcaaaaagttcaaggaatgatgtcaatttgttctccttaaaaaaataacttagaggcggaaattttcagacacggcaaacgagttatgtgattgcggacttgcaccgtcgaaaaGAGCTTTCCTAATTTTCTCAGCCTTATCATGTACAACGTGAACAGCCTTATTATTGTGATCGAGTGATCGGAAGTTCCTACGTCCCTGCTATAATGTGAGCCATTGCATTACAACACCCTATCCAAATGCAACAACTAGCCTACCGAAAAAGGAGGTAGGACAAGGTCTCTGAATAGTCAAACAGTGAAAAGAACACAAAAAATTATGCTATGTTCAAACAGTGAAAACAACACAAAAATTTATGTTGGGCAAGAAGATTGCggctaaaatttccaaaaaggTTCAAGAATTAGTTAGACATTCTTTTAtggatcatccaaaaataatttttttccttcttttcttgagatcaaattttatttaaaaacattaaaaataagaaaccaTACCTCtgccttgtatctatctacaggcattaaaattaaaaattcatcagGAAATAGAGAGTGTAACAAAGAAGAAATAGAATGAAGGTGACTGAATTTAAATTCAAACGAATTCTCAATGTTACCATTTCACTGATCGACCCCTAAAAAAAAGATTTGTAGATCATGATATCCAACttataggtaaaaaaaaaaactccatcaACTTTTGTTGGCTTCTGCTTTTTGGTCTAAGTTACTTTTACACCTTTTTCCTTTATGATTAATTAACCAAGAGAGTGAAGAGAAATTTAGATTACCTCCAAAGATTTTGCAGACAGTTTTGGTTCCTACAGGCGACCTGAAGTAAATGTGCCTCAGAACAGCTGCGCATCTTGTGTAGTACCAATCTCTGTCAAAAGGAGCTAGTTCCTTGTGTTTTCCTGTTTTCACTACATCTACCCAGGCAGGCACCTTCAGCTTTCCTGATCTGATtgcaaataaatataaaaaataataagacatATGAACAAGGACATGATGATAGATTTCAATTTGAAGTCAAATaatttgacagaaaattttTAGGTAGGATGCAAGAGAAAACTAATCATGGTTTAAGCTTATTTCTTGCTTAGTTACTGTGTCTTGAAGAGAGCTTGAGTTTGTCAAGTGACGCAACAGAGTAAATGATGCCATAAGGCAggaactcaaatttttcagtgcgggtttcgggtaaaaaatatcaattttaagttttgaataTGTCAAAATTACTACCATAATTTGAATTATTCATGATGTTATTAGCATGTGACAGGAATCATTTGTAAAACTAGCAACAGAACCAGTAAATATTAAACAGTGGATTTCTCAAATTCCCCGTTTTTCATCTCTGACTTTGAATTGTTGCCTAGGGGTCaattttggtaaatacttgATGTTTGTTGAATGATCCAAGACAGGGGAAAAAATACTGCTTACAAGAAAATAGTCATTTAACTTTTTCCTTGTGTTGTCCTATGTATCCTTGTTGAATCTTGCAGAGAAATGAAACTTCAAGCCCTATTCTCAATCAAAACTTTGTAGGACTTCTTTGGTGGTTTCTGTTACTAAAATCTTTCCAAATCAGATTAAATACCAAAGAAATAATACATCCTTCCCTTAATCCCAAATGACATTTAATTCACAAAGACCACACACCCTTCAAAATAAAGGAAACACTTACTTTTTAAGGAAAGCAGCAAACGCTGTGACAAATTTCTGTTGGTCAACATCTTTGAGCGTCAGTGAACTCGGCATCTGAAAttataattacaaaaattttaaaaaccatattctcaattttttcctgaggcAATGGAACTCGAATTATACAGCCCAAGGCAACCGGCAAGATGTACTTAACCACCCCGCAAGAATTACTtggctttaaaatttaaaatagaaaataaggTATCAGCAGTTTCCAATTCATTAACACAAAGATATTGGTcagtagaggtgtcgtcagctaagttggcacttgtgTACATTTAGCTTGAGTGCAGAAAATGCTATCATTCAATAGCGGCCAAGGATTGACCACAGCCTGGTCGTGGGCGTAGTCAGTCCTAGATCCCTATTGGACAAGGCACACAG
This window encodes:
- the LOC109029841 gene encoding uncharacterized protein is translated as MDLDDDSVPRGAPKPRSFTEIPNKPEVPEISLIFDSKSPFDKDSVPNTIKPTEQPTEKTSDLAPVSESYNVWRFKNAHLLNHVSSRPNSFQPAPLYDGRSEGRPTFSSNSTVNPPGNFVGLSSGHQINYGNSTSEKIPVRSSSPSENSPYMPNNFQYNSQMNYVKETSENRPICKFSSSGNSSENSNGFHNGYHMSHAHNEAQIDRLKHSSSPSVSPSRNLSNLQNGYQINCVNGIPESKLAFGSVPSENSSRLPNSLPNGCQMNLAHMETQVDRLKHNSCSSASPSSHPNTLQNGYQMNYVQFSSVSAPMPNQNSAVALANGVGNHQNASMPPHNNKNLNQYGVYNPYEPKDLVVRNSDRKVSFEDPPKDTFHSVSPCKCNTCVQKMHTKMCRLPQQMRQFNPPPVSPAESCEQPKTKRISTSDLYQIVLNQTEQLMLLREKVDELLKEKTPSKARALSIQQSPQKRTVAIQVNADDDLRHRSVGVMTSFCERNSPSPQPRKTPPKIKDAEKDCCCSCNHKSSPRPSPKDRVSDEDDIGSNRSKKSTPNSSPFSQDKNDVSLTLNAANLPPVLEQIPSPEPSVHVEMQDYHSSSDDESVESVKQNPDNLNHNGKQNGWTFYDNVIGQVNNILQNSQEAALQSQPVPKNPINSIRQATLEQLHKMGIGGVDEKNTCEKRMGQELFPAHFNQIPNQHNLGESDLSLHMNQLAMKYLNKDQFTNAVGIQQDIAVCNMNGGTNLSFTTLRYLERYHLMPAELKQDFPPTMECCPQENFNHPQPRFENHLLHQVPQHLTNKVLDITALKQQPKLL
- the LOC109029946 gene encoding small ribosomal subunit protein eS19, with product MPSSLTLKDVDQQKFVTAFAAFLKKSGKLKVPAWVDVVKTGKHKELAPFDRDWYYTRCAAVLRHIYFRSPVGTKTVCKIFGGRKRNGVCPSHFCPSAGSVARKALQSLEDCKLIEKVEKGRRITPSGQRDVDRIAGKVRTEIKKKKFLHQQKTSGIKVAIPGTIDA